A genomic region of Halopelagius longus contains the following coding sequences:
- a CDS encoding triphosphoribosyl-dephospho-CoA synthase gives MTAPKDRTPAENAQLALLLDVAGTPKPGNVDRERDLEDLRFEHFLAGAVGSGEGLRRAESGAPVGAAFERAVAGMSRQRGGNTQFGCLLLLVPLVRAAADGSLSPEGATAVAEATTVADAVEFYRAFEHVDVAVEDPPEDAAELDVRRGGDAAPALRTRELTLYDVMALSEDDGNAREWTGGFARTFDAAESMLEDDGPAPDRVARAFVDLLAEEEDTLVRTNHGPEVAAEARRRAAEARGDPEAVAELAEAFVAEGINPGTTADIACAATFVALERGMPV, from the coding sequence GTGACCGCCCCGAAGGACCGAACCCCCGCCGAGAACGCGCAACTCGCACTCCTCTTGGACGTCGCCGGGACGCCGAAACCCGGCAACGTGGACCGCGAACGCGACTTGGAGGACCTCAGGTTCGAACATTTCCTCGCGGGGGCCGTCGGGTCCGGCGAGGGCCTCCGCCGGGCGGAGTCCGGCGCGCCGGTCGGCGCGGCGTTCGAACGCGCGGTGGCAGGGATGAGTCGGCAACGCGGCGGGAACACGCAGTTCGGCTGTCTGCTCCTCCTCGTCCCACTCGTCCGCGCCGCGGCCGACGGGTCGCTCTCTCCGGAAGGAGCGACGGCGGTGGCCGAAGCGACGACAGTCGCGGACGCCGTGGAGTTCTACCGCGCCTTCGAACACGTGGACGTGGCCGTCGAGGACCCCCCGGAGGACGCCGCCGAGTTGGACGTGCGCCGCGGCGGCGACGCCGCGCCGGCCCTCCGGACGCGCGAACTGACGCTGTACGACGTGATGGCCCTCTCGGAGGACGACGGCAACGCCCGAGAGTGGACCGGCGGATTCGCGCGGACGTTCGACGCCGCCGAATCGATGCTCGAAGACGACGGCCCCGCCCCCGACAGGGTCGCGCGGGCGTTCGTGGACCTCCTGGCCGAGGAGGAAGACACCCTCGTGCGGACGAACCACGGCCCGGAGGTGGCCGCGGAGGCGCGCCGCCGGGCGGCCGAGGCGCGCGGCGACCCCGAGGCGGTGGCCGAACTCGCCGAGGCGTTCGTCGCCGAGGGTATCAACCCCGGAACGACCGCCGACATCGCCTGCGCGGCGACGTTCGTCGCCCTCGAACGGGGGATGCCGGTGTGA
- a CDS encoding acyl-CoA carboxylase subunit beta, with the protein MEDRIDELEAKRDRAQKGGGEDRIESQHEKGKMTARERIDYFLDDGTFNEFDQFRTHRNHKFGMEEKQLPGDGVVTGYGEVDGRKTFVFAHDFTVFGGSLGEVMAEKICKVMDKAVEVGAPVVGLNDSAGARIQEGVQSLSGFGEIFRRNTEASGVIPQISAIMGPCAGGAVYSPALTDFTFMVKDTSHMFITGPDVIKTVTGEEVTFEELGGATTHTSTSGVAHFACESEEDALDDIRRLLSYLPPNNVEDPPRVEPWDDPDRADESLKSVVPDQPRKPYDMRDVIGGVLDEGSFFEVQEDFAKNILVGFARLDGHSVGVVANQPRVNAGTLDIEASEKASRFVRFCDAFNVPIVSFVDVPGFLPGTDQEHGGIIRHGAKLLYAYSEATVPLLTVITRKAYGGAYDVMASKHLGADVNYAWPTAEIAVMGPQGAVNILYSDQLEAADDPDARREELIEEYREEFANPFTAADRGYLDDVIAPTETRSRLVSDLEMLKTKRSDLPDKKHGNIPI; encoded by the coding sequence ATGGAGGACCGAATCGACGAACTCGAAGCCAAGCGCGACAGAGCGCAGAAGGGCGGCGGCGAGGACCGCATCGAGTCCCAACACGAGAAGGGGAAGATGACCGCCCGAGAGCGCATCGACTACTTCCTCGACGACGGTACGTTCAACGAATTCGACCAGTTCCGGACGCACCGAAACCACAAGTTCGGGATGGAGGAAAAGCAACTCCCGGGCGACGGCGTCGTCACGGGGTACGGCGAAGTCGACGGGCGCAAGACGTTCGTCTTCGCGCACGACTTCACCGTCTTCGGCGGTTCGCTCGGCGAGGTGATGGCCGAGAAGATATGCAAGGTGATGGACAAGGCCGTCGAAGTCGGCGCGCCCGTCGTCGGGTTGAACGACTCGGCGGGCGCCCGGATTCAGGAGGGCGTCCAGTCGCTCAGCGGGTTCGGCGAGATATTCCGGCGCAACACCGAAGCTTCGGGCGTTATCCCGCAGATTTCGGCCATCATGGGGCCGTGCGCCGGCGGGGCCGTCTACTCGCCCGCCCTCACCGACTTCACGTTCATGGTGAAGGACACGAGCCACATGTTCATCACCGGCCCGGACGTCATCAAGACCGTAACCGGCGAGGAGGTGACGTTCGAGGAACTCGGCGGCGCGACGACGCACACCTCCACCTCCGGGGTGGCGCACTTCGCCTGCGAGTCCGAGGAGGACGCCTTAGACGACATCCGACGCCTCCTCTCGTACCTCCCGCCGAACAACGTCGAGGACCCGCCGCGCGTCGAACCGTGGGACGACCCGGACCGCGCCGACGAATCGCTCAAGAGCGTCGTCCCCGACCAACCCCGGAAGCCCTACGACATGCGCGACGTCATCGGCGGCGTCTTAGACGAGGGGTCGTTCTTCGAGGTCCAAGAGGACTTCGCGAAGAACATCCTCGTCGGGTTCGCCCGCCTCGACGGTCACTCCGTCGGCGTCGTCGCGAACCAACCGCGCGTCAACGCCGGCACCCTCGACATCGAAGCGTCCGAGAAAGCCTCCCGCTTCGTGCGCTTCTGCGACGCGTTCAACGTCCCCATCGTCTCGTTCGTGGACGTGCCGGGCTTCCTCCCGGGGACCGACCAAGAGCACGGCGGCATCATCCGCCACGGCGCGAAACTGCTGTACGCCTACTCCGAGGCGACGGTTCCGCTGCTTACGGTCATCACGCGGAAGGCCTACGGCGGCGCGTACGACGTGATGGCGTCGAAGCACCTCGGCGCGGACGTGAACTACGCGTGGCCGACGGCCGAAATCGCCGTCATGGGACCGCAGGGCGCGGTCAACATCCTCTACAGCGACCAACTGGAGGCGGCAGACGACCCGGACGCCCGCCGCGAGGAACTCATAGAGGAGTACCGCGAGGAGTTCGCGAACCCCTTCACCGCGGCCGACCGGGGCTACCTCGACGACGTCATCGCACCGACCGAGACCCGCTCTCGGTTGGTCTCGGACCTCGAGATGCTGAAGACGAAGCGCTCCGACCTGCCGGACAAGAAGCACGGCAACATCCCGATATGA
- a CDS encoding DUF447 domain-containing protein has translation MTDSPDGWPVELRGVTESVVTTLGPNDLWNAAALGLHAPDESEDGDGGNEGDDGDCGVVTATTWGNTRTRRNFHREGGGVVQFVSDPRTFVDAAMTITESESPVSDDAHAWVEVEAERIDAGESGGTRWEQWELRPVESAVVAETVPTINRGFAAVVEATVAASRLDVPAYDTGELLARLRYFADVVETCGGAAEREAFATVEEVSGWRERADEGSDGTP, from the coding sequence GTGACCGACTCCCCCGACGGGTGGCCGGTCGAACTCCGCGGCGTCACGGAGTCGGTGGTGACGACGCTCGGCCCGAACGACCTGTGGAACGCCGCCGCGTTGGGCCTGCACGCACCGGACGAGAGCGAGGACGGCGACGGCGGGAACGAGGGCGACGACGGCGACTGTGGCGTCGTGACGGCGACGACGTGGGGGAACACTCGGACGCGCCGGAACTTCCACCGTGAGGGCGGCGGCGTCGTCCAGTTCGTCTCGGACCCGCGGACGTTCGTGGACGCCGCGATGACGATAACCGAGTCGGAGTCGCCCGTCTCGGACGACGCCCACGCGTGGGTCGAAGTCGAAGCCGAGCGAATCGACGCGGGCGAGTCCGGCGGTACGCGGTGGGAGCAGTGGGAACTCCGCCCCGTCGAGTCGGCCGTCGTCGCCGAGACGGTGCCGACGATAAATCGGGGGTTCGCCGCCGTCGTGGAGGCGACGGTGGCCGCCTCGCGCCTCGACGTGCCCGCCTACGACACCGGGGAACTGCTCGCCCGCCTCCGGTACTTCGCCGACGTGGTCGAGACGTGCGGCGGCGCGGCCGAACGCGAGGCGTTCGCCACCGTCGAGGAGGTGTCGGGGTGGCGCGAACGCGCGGACGAAGGGAGCGACGGGACGCCGTGA
- a CDS encoding 30S ribosomal protein S17e yields MAIKPKYVKQLGNVLLEEYPQAFNTDFETNKESVSKLTNVDSKGVRNRIAGYITRKKGGPKQAA; encoded by the coding sequence ATGGCAATCAAGCCCAAGTACGTCAAGCAGCTCGGCAACGTGCTGCTAGAGGAGTACCCGCAGGCGTTCAACACCGACTTCGAGACGAACAAAGAGAGCGTCAGCAAGCTGACCAACGTCGATTCGAAGGGCGTCCGCAACCGAATCGCCGGCTACATCACGCGAAAGAAGGGCGGCCCGAAGCAAGCGGCGTAA
- a CDS encoding acc operon protein, which yields MNGESAESAESAVGPDVSDVAADLSIPDDADEAEAAAIAAAVAAHIRDGELAAAAAAAEGGEETWDGKRWTFAGRLEGVSGRSARVPNGAPTNAWTAASRADRF from the coding sequence ATGAACGGCGAGAGCGCAGAGAGCGCCGAATCGGCCGTCGGACCGGACGTATCGGACGTCGCGGCGGACCTCTCCATCCCCGACGACGCCGACGAGGCGGAGGCCGCCGCGATAGCCGCCGCCGTCGCCGCGCACATCCGCGACGGCGAACTCGCCGCGGCCGCCGCGGCCGCCGAAGGCGGCGAGGAGACGTGGGACGGCAAGCGCTGGACGTTCGCCGGCCGCCTCGAAGGCGTCTCCGGACGGTCCGCGCGCGTTCCGAACGGCGCGCCGACGAACGCGTGGACGGCCGCCTCCCGCGCCGACCGGTTCTAA